The sequence below is a genomic window from Coffea arabica cultivar ET-39 chromosome 8e, Coffea Arabica ET-39 HiFi, whole genome shotgun sequence.
ctcaatgaagtttctagcaataatgcacctttaatctacttccttaagcactaattcaacaataaaaccatcatcaaacatcatcacagccatcaactcaaggtgggagttcatagagcccacattcaacaatttccaacaataataagcTACCCATAAGCATAATCAAGCTCTTAAGTGTGAGTTGGCCTTCATTGAACGAGAATTGAAGAGTGGATCATGGTTACCTTACTTGTGTGCTAAAAGGTCAGATTTTGGTGTCCCAAAAGCCCCAAGAACTTTGTCCAAGTGATTGTCCAAGTTGTCTTGAGCTTGTGTGGTGAATTTGGTGTGAATTGGAGCAAGAAAATGGTGGAggaaaaattgtgaaatttggaGTGTGAGAGAGAGTAGAGACCGGCGGTTATGgtgaggggaaagggagggCAAAATCTGAAATGgaaagcttccttgagaagcttgagTGTGGTACAACTTTTGTGCTCCCAAGTCAATCGTGAACAGTGTATCGCGCGCGCGTTTCGCGCCGGTTTCCTCTGAGGTTTGTTTTAACTgtgtactaaacctctaatgcacatATATTCATCTAATTATCATTCACTCTTAATGACCTCAAAATAAGGTTCTAAAGTCCTTCAAATAAATCGCGCAcgtaaaacgcgtatttccCACTTATGCGCGATAAGgtgaaatttttgagaaattcttataacgatggcaTTTCTAACTAATACATGGATATTTaggcataaaaatacctattttaagactaggGTATAAATCTCCCATTATTCGGGCTCATGAACTCTCAAGTCAGTTACTATTCCTGAGCCTACGGGCACTATTCACACTTAACTTTCAAGACTTGAATTGCGAACTAATTGCCTTAAAATTACTCATGAGCTATAATGCTATAGAATTGGATCCAATAgggctagaaaataatattcgaaataattgaacaattaactaattaaataaCCTCAGAATgggaatttaaaagaaataaattgcgagtcctcacattcctCATCTAACATTTCTCCAACTTAATTATACCTTTTTATAGCCTCTACATATACTACATTTCAACTTAGGACTAATTCGCGCGTCGGTGCGCGAAAATTCAACTTAGGGCTTTGCCGAACGCGAACCGTCAATTAAatcttaaaatttcaaataaattgaaatgtaacatttgaatgattgaaaacaatattatttaaatataaatacatattattggataattttaatattttcaataatattttgatttaattttccaGAGGATAATGAAATTTTTGAGGTCCTCACACTCATATTACTATTTTTACAATATTCAAACATACCTCTACACAGACAAGCATTTCTAGTCCACTCCCCATTCCATTACAAGTTCCCAATTTTGTCTTGCTCTTGGGAATCCTGACCAATCATTAACTACAGAACGTACTGCTTCTAAAATAGTAGTGGCAGATTTAAGGTGGGGGCACTGGGAGGCACGGCCCCCACTGTCCCccttaaattcctataatacCTACATAAGTTTGATATAATTTTAAGTGTGCCTCCAGAGTTTTCTTACAAAGGATGTGAAAGAATTACATGGTTTTCTAAATTAGTTAAtgaactaaaattttttagttACTTACATTGAGAAGAATATGCTTCGTGAAGTTCAAAATGAGAAGGTTATAAATtgttatcaaaatatgaaaatttgtcGTGAACAATTGTATatagtttagtttgtttttctaataaaattattattacattaataattttgagtttgtctttttatagttttcatggaatatatgcatcatttgtacttgttggtaattttttttttgcttaaaaaccaagaaaaaagaataggtaaaaaattttagtgttactTTTACCCCCACTAAgaattttttctggctccgccactATATAATAGACTTTAGTAGTTGTGAACATACAAACGGCTTTGACTGAAATATTACTTCATTTCTAAATCTCCAGATGTGGTAGACAGTTGCAGCCAAAACTAGTCTTCTCAGGTGGTCTGCAAAGGAATTGGATCTCCAATGAGATGCTAACCAGGTAATTTCCTCATCCCAAGAGTAAGTTCCTCTGAACACCAGACACATGTTCTGCACTTTTGTCCATATTGGTCTCGTCATACAACAATTAAAAATAGATGGTTTATgtttttttcctcccttttaCAAAGCACACACAGATTTGATGATAAAGagactttttatttttgtaaaccaCTAAAGTCAAGTTTGGCTTATaaaacaagatataacaaatcCAACAACCTATCCCGCATTTTCTCTTGAACTTATTAACTTTTCGTTTCAATCAAGAAAGATATATATTTTCAGGTTTATAGCTTTGTAAAATGTTTGGACTAGGATTAAACTATTTTCTACTCAATATTTTAAGGTTAGAATAAATAGACCTTTCATTCCTTCCTTTTTAAGTTAAATCAAATACTAGATTACCTGTGGTTTACGTCTTGTTAAATTTATTAGTTTTCTAGTTTTAAGTTCTCAAAATAGTTCATATAGTTAGTGTCAAAATGCTATGAGATGTTTCGTATAAATTCACCACTAATTTTTCTAGCAATGTACACGGTCCAGCACTCATTATTCCCTCCACTCCTTCTTCTCAATCTCATGCTCTTACTAGATAGGCAATTCATATTCATTAAGCTACAAAGTAGCCTTAGCTATCATCTATGAAAGcttacaaagttggaaattagaTGAAATGCTGGTTAAAAGTTGATTCTCATGGCTAGCATTATCGCAAAAATGCATTcgggaaataaaagaaaggcaaCAAGAAAGGCAACTTTGCCACCCTCtggtgttttgatcataactggagctatacttatcggattgaggtaaattttatagagtttcgaaactaagatatagacctacatttcttatgaagacatcgacacCCAGTTCTCACATTTTCAGGGTCGAAAAAGGCCAGACAGAAGCATATTCTGCTTCACTCCCTCAGCCAACATTCTGCTTTTACCTGCACTCATTCCTCCCTTAATGTTTAGTTGAGTTTCTACTTGTTTCTGTTTTTCTTGTTGAAGTTTATGGACTTTATGATATGTTACAGCTTACTACACAGATTTAAGAGCTAAGGGTTGCAGGGGATATCTAGAACTTCCTAACTGTTCTGCTCAGTCGAAGCCAACAGGTTTCAATAGTAAGTTAGTAGCAATTTTTTTCCTCTTAGTTCCTCCTCAGCTTCATATGCTAATCACGTACGGAGTATATTGATTCCACCACAAATTATCCTAAGCAAAACATGGCAGATTATGGCCAGAATTTAGAAGAAAATTGAATGAAAACTCAGGTCTGCGCAAGACTGTTAAACTGATGCAGCCTGCATCAGATTTCTTCCATGCAAAATTTCCAATTCCTACAAGTTCCTACGGGTAACCTGTTTTTGTTATTCAAGGTGAGTAGGTTTCCTACATTTCCAGTTATTTGTTTTGTCCTTCTCTGATAGCTATCAGTTTAATTCATACATATCTCTCGGCTAGAGGACAGACCATCAGTTCTAAGCAAGATTTCCTGCAACCGAACTTAATTTCCTTAACTAGAATCTAGCATACTACATACGTACTCAAGTGCACCAGAAATAATTCTTAGCTAACTCAACATATATAGCTTATGTTTAACGGATTAAATCAACTAAACAGAAAGTGATTATTCACACTTACCTCTAGTCTTAAGTGTTCGGAAATGCAGACGAACTCAGTTTCCTTTCCAGTTTGTTCTTTCCAGTCTTTGGGTTAGTTACTGACGAAGCTCACCAGGCACTTGTTCTCACACTCTCAACCttgctctcttttctctctcactcaCTCGGGTCTGTTTTAGAAGGAAAGCAAGAAGGGAAGGCAGCTTTAGTTTTTGCTCTCAGCACTGCCAGTTTTGTTGCTTTAAACTACAGCCTTTCGGTCACTGCTTACTCAACACATTTGATAGTATATTCCCTTCCTGGCAGCTGTCTTAAAATGGGTTACTCACCGCCCCAAATCCCAGCTAGTTTTATTTCCACCGCTTGGTCTCAACAGAGCTTGCATTCGGTtccaattttttcatgaaattctGATAGCCCAAGTGATGGTCGCATGGTAATTAGTCTACAATTTAAGGTTAGTTTGGTCTTTCAGTTGTAGTTTAATTGCTCTCCAAGGCCtgaaatttttatgatttaattCAGGTACTCCTAACTTTGTTTGTATTTTCGTGGATAATTTTCTTACGTTGATTTTGACACATTTAGCTTTAAGAGAAACTTATTAGACATGTACTtattgaatttattttctaaattctcaattttataGGGATTCAATTAGGCATTTAAGGTAACCGTTTATtcgttatatataatttttctactatcaaagcaaaaaaattaaaataattttacgGTATACACATAATTTTCTCGGGTTCTCACATTAAAAGTTGGATACATATTTAGAAGATAGCTTTTGATGAAAAAAAATGGTCCATTTGACCCTTTCGACATcatccattttgaaattcattgTCGGCAAAAGAACAACAGTATGAAAGAAACGCAAATCAACATAGTCACTAGCTTTCAGATCTCAGCAACTTGGTCTCCGGTGATGATTCTCTTATATTCCAAAACTCTATCTTAGCaccctttcgggtttttactAAAGTTACCCCcacccatttttcttctttcttcttttttttgctcttcttttcttcttttgttttgttttgtttttttctttgttttctctcttttttcattttttttaaaaaggtgTCATTTCAGGTTTTCACCTTGAGACATAGACAAGACAATTTTAACACCAACTGTATCAATTCAATCATGTTTTGATAACTAATGGCATCAGTGAGACGGTCTTCTCTGACATGTTTCAGAAAAATTGTATTTACATTATTTGCCAATTGATTAAGAAAAATTTCTCTCAAAGTATTGTAAAAGATGAAAGTCGGCAACTTTTGGCTCTTGTAATTAGGATCGGATGGAGTATAAAAGAAATGTTAAGACTTGAAAGTAGATCATATGATGGGTTTGGAATAATTTGAGATAGCATTCTTTCAAAAAACTTGCTCCAGTATAGGgttggaaagaaataaaaattttgccccagtttaattCTAACCAAActtctctatttttcttttgggaAAATGACCTATTTCATCTCTTACATttcgcaaaaatattcttttcgtccctcacttttaaaatgaagcaaattcgtccctgacatttaaaaattaaaactattacatctctgaacctaattttcaatctaaatcaaaccatccaataagccagtaataaattttgaaaatagaattgatagatcattctgtcaacttcatcatattcatatgacatttattaaaccaaaaaaataaaaattataacataaaaggccATTCATTGTTTTGGaatagtagagtttttttttggataaatcttttcatgcacCGTTAGTATATCTGCTTGCGAATCTAgatgtgtatcataaatataaaatttggtgtttaaattaaaattaaaatgatatAGCAGTATATAAAATCGTCAGTGTATACAATGataatgtagaaaagattaatctttcttttttatgttataattttttattttttctttttagattcattaaattttacatgaatatcaagttgagttaaccaagtgatctaccaattacatccccaaaatttgtaatcaggttgattggtggtttgattcagattgaaatttgggttcagggatgtaataattttagtttttaaatgtcaaggacgaaattgcttcattttaaaagtgagggacgaaaagaatatttttgtgaaatgtgaaggatgaaaccgatcattttcccttttctttttttgttcttttttattctctttttttgttctttcttttctttttcttcttttttttcagagAAATAAAATTACCCCAGTATGGGGTTAGTGATCTTAAGGGGCTGTCAAGTGATGGAGGATAAATTATTCTgaaaaatcaaagggaaaaaaCTAAGCATAAGATGTCTAAatgaaagaaggaaagaaagttTACCTTAAACCCATCCCTTGCAGTAATTTGaggaaaatttttcttaatcaaATGAAAAGCTTTTTGCATATGTCTGCATTGATTGGTTGAGAAAAAACTTATCCGTCCATTTCCATAAGGACAACCGCTCTCCTAGGTAGCACTTTTTTAACCATGAATGGTTCTTACCAATTGGGGGCAAACtttcctttagtttttttttgcaTCGGAAGAATTCGTTTCAAGACCTTATCTCCATCTTCAAATAAACGAGGTTTAACCTTTTGTTATAAGCACGAGCCATTCTTCGTTGATAACATTGTCCATGACAGACGGCATTCAACTTCTTTTCATCAATTAGAGACAATTGCTCATGGCATTCTCTGACCCATTCAGCTTCTTCTATTTGAGCTTCCATCAGAATGCGTATGGAAGGGATTTCAACTTCTACAGGCAATACTGCTTCTATTCCAAACATAAGATGTCTAAatgaaagaaggaaagaaagtcTACCTTAAACCCATCTCGTGCAATAATTTGaggaaaatttttcttaatcaaATGAAAAGCTTTTTGCATATGTCTGCATTGATTGGTTGAGAAAAAACTTATCTGTCCATTTGCATAAGGATAAGCGCTCCCCTTGGTAGCACTTTTTTAACCATGAATGGTCGTTACCAATTGGGGGCAAACTTTCCTTTAGCCTCTTCTTGCATCGGAAGAATCCGTTTCAAGACCTTATCTTCGTCTTCAAATAAACGAGATTTAACCTTTTGTTATACGCACGAGCCATTCTTCGTTGATAACATTGTCCATGGCAGACGGCATTCAACCTCTTTTCATCAATTAGAGACAATTGCTCATGGCATTCTTTGACCCATTCAGTTTCTTCTATTTGAGCTTCCATCAGAATGCGTAAGGAAGGGATTTCAACTTCTACAGGCCATACTACTTCTATTCCAAACATAAGAGTAAGGAGTTGCTCCAGTAGAAGTCCTGATCGTAGTTCTGTACGCCATCAATGCAGAAGGCAGTTTCTCATACCAATCCCGGTGTGCTTCAGTTATCTTACGAAtgatcttcttcaaattcttatttGTAGCTTCCACGGCTCCATTCATTTGAGGCCtataaattgcagaatttcgatATCTGACCTTAAACTATACATATAACCCATCCACCATGTCATTATTGAGGTTCTTGGCATTATCAGTTATCAATATTTCCGGTACGCCAAAACgatagatgatattatttttcaaaaaatctgaCACCACTTTCTTAGTCACATGCTTATAGGATGCGACTCAACCCATTTAGTGAAATATTCAATCTCCACTAGAATGAATCAATGCCCATTTGAAACAGGAGGATCAATAGCTCCAATCACATCCATTCCCGACATCGAACATGGACACGGAGCAGTCATATTATGCAATTCTGTAGGAGGAGTGCGTATAACACTATGACATAATGACGCAAGAAACGTTACTATTTGATGAAATATGTAAAATTATGCTACTTTTGGCTACTCCATATGCTTTGCAAGTGAAATCACCAACCATATCAACCAATACTACACAGTACTTTAGCTATTAGTGTTTCCATTGCGATTCAAACTTCAATCCACTGGGAGTTGGATCTTGTCCAACCAATAAAGagggaggaaaaaagaaaaaaaaaaggtcaagaaCATTAAATAGAGAGATGGggagacaatcaattaattatagaaCCCTGGGCATGTGATTTTGAGTGTTTTACGATTATACCCTCTTAGAGAATCACTGTGGTATGAAGGCCGTCCTTTTAAGTAAAGCCCTCTTTCTTCCCGCTTTCCACTAGAACAGAGTACCCTTCTTCTAGCTACTAGCTAAGGCACCCTACTTCACCAGCAGAGCAGGAGTACCCTGACAAAATCTCCATAGTAAGCCGAAAAtacacaatcatgctccatagtaaccATGCATTTGACATTTAACACACTTTTTGACAAAATCTCCATAGTAGATACCCATTCATGTGTGATCCTGCTCGTGACAACTATCGTCCAAGTCATCGGCGTTAGGTTCCGGTTCCGTATCTTGATCAACGTCAATGCTCTCACTTTCCGATATGTTCGATAGGAACAACATTGAGGGAATTTCCATTTGAGGAAATTCATCAAAGGAACAATTATTACGGAACATATATTTACTTCTACTATCCTCAAACCTTCGATTatacatcattttctacaatttGGCTTATCATGCAACATTCATTCGTACTCCGATTGTACTACCattttttactttcacgtaCGGGAGTAGAAAGAATGTTGTTTGACTCCGTTTCAAAGCCAAATTGGACAAATGATATTTGTCCGGCATCGTGATCACTGTGGATATGGCGGCTTTGTGGCTCCACCTCCACATGTATCTCACATGTTGTATGTTGTGATATCAATTTCATATGATATAGCATGTCAATGTCATCTTTGCACCTCAATTGCATTTCCGCAAATGTACTTTGGCCAACAGAATTTCTAAACCATAAATTCAACTTGAAAACATTTTGATGTAATTACATGTAAGTGTACGCTCTATCCACTAACTCATCATAGCTTATTCAATGCTTCACTAATATGATTTTTTTGCACCTTGAAAGGTCATATGCGAATGATCCTCCGGTCTCAACTATTTTGCTTCCCCAATAAAATTGAATCACCAATGCGATGTTTGTTGACATTTTATAATCTTACGAATATTTTTATGTCAACGTATATTCTTCGACAATTTCTGGTAATTGTAATATTAACTCAACAAACGTCTTCATTAGTAATAATACCACTAATAAAACAATCACCAATTACAAATGAATAAGTAAACATAAAGTTATCAAACAAATAGTATTATTCAAACTGTATGATTAATGATTCTTCGTTAGTATTAATCAAATAATTATTACTATCTATTTTTAAATACTATTTACAATTAACTTGTAATCACAATCTCCTTCTTATAATTAACTATTATTTATTACTCACTAATTATAGTTATTATTAAACTACTGACTACTAATATAAATTAGTGcaacttatttcttttaaatatttgtattaatgACTATTTACTATTACTATTAATATTACTTACCAACTAATAGTTCAAGTACAATTAATTACCAGTTATTATCTTCATTTACATTGTATTATTGTTATTTACTATTTATTATTAGTATTTAATTTTAACCATTtactttttacttttacttttactatttactctttattatttactttttacttttacttttacttttactatttactctttattatttactttttacttttacttttactatTTACTATTTACTATGTTACCATTTACCGTATTTTTACTATTTACCATTCACCATTTATTACTATTCATCATTTACTCTTTACCATTTATCATTTACTATTTActatttatattttcttatttacTATTTACTATTTAGTATTCActagttttaaaaaattaatcatcTACTAAGGACTATTGACTATTAAATTGAATAAACAAAAAGCAGTATaatatgtataatttaaaataattgcaaATATTAGAAAATAATTACTAATAAAACTTTTAAATAAACTAAACTTTATAATGACAGACAACACTATTCTGCACTTCTTCAAAAATCCTTTTCCTAATCCACCACTTTTTCATCACTCGAACGACTATGCCACTCAATTCACCACTTTTTCCAATCCAAACCGTTACCGAAACGACAATGCCACTTGATCCACCACCTTTTCCGATCCAGAGGATAATGATAGACAGTCTTCCTGCAAAATAATGGCTACTTTGAGAAgataaagaagaagatgatgggGGAGGGATTTGGATTTGGGGTTGTGCGAGAGAGAAATAGAAATGTTAGTCTGAAGTTGGGGTTTTCACTTGAATGAACAAGGGTCAGTTTTATAGAAAACTGTCGGCATGATACAATAATTGTATAAAGTTGTTTTGATACAATAATTGTACTTACTGAATCTATAATGCTACTTtgactgaaattttttttaaattgaaacTGGCACTGGTGATCTCTTGTATCAACGGTCCAGAGCTActgcattttaaaaaaaaaaactatttttctattGTCGCAAATCGAATTTGTGGCAAATGAAAAAACCCTACGAACTACGATTGTTGATCAAGTCATGATCAACGATTCGAAAACTAACGCAGCAAATGATCTTtatggtttcaaaaa
It includes:
- the LOC113704708 gene encoding uncharacterized protein, whose translation is MTWTIVVTSRITHEWVSTMEILSKSVLNVKCMVTMEHDCVFSAYYGDFVRFKVRYRNSAIYRPQMNGAVEATNKNLKKIIRKITEAHRDWYEKLPSALMAYRTTIRTSTGATPYSYVWNRKAVLPVEVEIPSIRILMEAQIEEAEWVRECHEQLSLIDEKKLNAVCHGQCYQRRMARAYNKRLNLVYLKMEIRS